In the Halichoerus grypus chromosome 4, mHalGry1.hap1.1, whole genome shotgun sequence genome, one interval contains:
- the ZIC5 gene encoding zinc finger protein ZIC 5 produces the protein MEPPLSKTNPPALRLADLATAQARPLQNMTGFPALASPPSHSQLRATATHLRPRDLSADPGVAITPLGPEHMAQASAAGLSPPSQALPAQPEAPAAAARAAASVAHPGACTYPGGGGSSRAQPSAPPPPAPPLPPSPSPPPPPPPPPPALSGYTTTDSGGGGSSGKGHSRDFVLRRDLSATAPAAAMHGVPLGGEQRSGTGSPQHSAPPPHSAGMFISASGTYAGPDGSGGGGPALFPALHDAPGAPGGHPHPLNGQMRLGLAAAAAAAAAELYGRTEPPFAPRSGDAHYGAVAAAAAAALHGYGAVNLNLNLAAAAAAAAAGPGPHLQHHAPPPAPPPPPPAPAQHPHHPHLPGAAGAFLRYMRQPIKQELICKWIDPDELAGPPPPPPPPPPPAGGAKPCSKTFGTMHELVNHVTVEHVGGPEQSNHVCFWEDCPREGKPFKAKYKLINHIRVHTGEKPFPCPFPGCGKVFARSENLKIHKRTHTGEKPFKCEFDGCDRKFANSSDRKKHSHVHTSDKPYYCKIRGCDKSYTHPSSLRKHMKIHCKSPPPSPGALGYSSVGTPVGAPLSPALDPTRSRSSTLSPQVTNLNEWYVCQASGAPSHLHTPSSNGSTSESEDEEMYGNSEVARTIH, from the exons ATGGAGCCCCCCTTGAGCAAGACGAACCCGCCAGCGCTGAGATTAGCGGATTTGGCAACGGCTCAGGCCAGGCCGCTTCAGAATATGACAGGCTTCCCGGCGCTGGCCAGCCCGCCCTCCCACTCCCAACTCCGCGCCACAGCCACGCACCTCCGCCCTCGGGACCTGAGCGCTGACCCCGGCGTGGCCATCACTCCGCTCGGACCGGAGCACATGGCTCAAGCGAGCGCGGCCGGCCTCAGCCCTCCCTCCCAGGCGCTCCCGGCACAGCCCGAGGCGCCGGCGGCCGCCGCCCGCGCTGCAGCCTCGGTCGCGCACCCCGGCGCCTGCACCTACCCCGGTGGCGGGGGCAGCAGCCGCGCGCAGCCctccgcgcccccgcccccagcccctcctcttcctccctccccttcaccccctcctcctccccctccccctccccctgccctctcggGCTACACCACCACCGAcagtggcggcggcggcagcagcggcaAAGGCCACAGCAGGGACTTCGTCCTCCGGAGGGACCTTTCCGCCACGGCCCCCGCGGCGGCCATGCACGGGGTCCCGCTTGGAGGGGAGCAGCGGTCTGGCACGGGCTCCCCCCAGCACTCGGCCCCGCCTCCCCACTCGGCCGGCATGTTCATCTCGGCCAGCGGCACCTACGCGGGCCCGGACGGCAGCGGCGGCGGGGGCCCGGCGCTCTTCCCTGCGCTGCACGACGCTCCGGGAGCCCCCGGCGGCCACCCGCACCCGCTCAACGGCCAGATGCGCCTGGGGctggcggcggcagcggcagccGCCGCGGCTGAGCTGTACGGCCGCACCGAGCCGCCCTTCGCGCCGCGCTCCGGGGATGCGCACTACGGGGCGGTGGCGGCTGCTGCAGCCGCCGCCCTGCACGGCTACGGAGCCGTGAACTTAAACCTGAACCTGGCGGCCGCGGCTGCGGCCGCGGCGGCCGGGCCGGGGCCCCACCTGCAGCACCACGCGCCGCccccggcgccgccgccgccgccgccggcgccCGCGCAGCACCcgcaccacccccacctcccaggggcGGCCGGGGCCTTCCTGCGCTACATGCGGCAGCCAATCAAGCAGGAGCTCATCTGCAAGTGGATCGACCCCGACGAGCTGGCCgggccaccgccgccgccgccaccaccaccgcCCCCGGCCGGCGGCGCCAAGCCCTGCTCCAAAACTTTCGGCACCATGCACGAGCTGGTGAACCACGTCACGGTGGAGCACGTGGGCGGCCCCGAGCAGAGCAACCACGTCTGCTTCTGGGAGGACTGTCCGCGCGAGGGCAAGCCCTTCAAGGCCAAATACAAGCTCATCAACCACATCCGCGtgcacacgggcgagaagccctTTCCCTGCCCGTTCCCGGGCTGCGGCAAGGTCTTCGCGCGCTCCGAGAACCTCAAGATCCACAAGCGCACTCATACAG GGGAAAAGCCTTTCAAATGTGAATTTGATGGCTGTGACAGGAAATTTGCCAATAGCAGCGATCGGAAGAAACATTCCCACGTCCACACCAGCGACAAGCCCTACTACTGCAAGATCCGAGGCTGTGACAAGTCCTACACTCACCCCAGCTCTCTGAGGAAGCACATGAAGATTCACTGCAAGTCCCCACCACCTTCTCCAGGGGCCCTTGGTTACTCATCAGTGGGGACTCCAGTGGGTGCCCCCTTGTCCCCTGCGCTGGACCCAACCAGGAGTCGCTCTAGCACTCTGTCCCCTCAGGTGACCAACCTCAATGAGTGGTATGTTTGCCAGGCCAGTGGAGCACCCAGCCACCTTCACACACCTTCCAGCAATGGAAGTACTTCGGAGTCTGAAGATGAGGAGATGTATGGGAACTCGGAAGTTGCGCGGACGATACATTAG